The following proteins are encoded in a genomic region of Aliiroseovarius sp. F47248L:
- a CDS encoding amino acid ABC transporter ATP-binding protein, translated as MTQPELILKAEDIHKSFGSLEVLKGISLEARKHDVISILGSSGSGKSTFLRCLNFLEIPTSGKVTVHGEEVLVKNGKPQNTRHIEEIRSHLGMVFQQFNLWTHRTVLENVMEGPLQVKRETKAEARDKAEALLKRVGLEERMDMYPSQLSGGQQQRVAIARALAMEPDAILFDEPTSALDPELVGEVLKVMQDLAAEGRTMIVVTHEMGFAREVSSEVVFLHEGHIAEQGPPAEMFANPKTEEFQRFIAKVM; from the coding sequence CAAATCCTTTGGTAGTCTCGAAGTCCTCAAGGGCATCTCGCTTGAGGCCCGCAAACATGACGTGATCTCGATCCTTGGCTCGTCCGGATCAGGCAAGAGCACGTTTCTGCGTTGCCTGAATTTTTTAGAAATCCCGACTTCGGGTAAAGTCACCGTGCATGGCGAAGAAGTGCTGGTCAAAAATGGCAAGCCGCAGAACACGCGTCATATCGAGGAAATCCGAAGCCATCTCGGTATGGTTTTTCAGCAATTTAACTTATGGACTCACCGCACAGTTCTGGAAAACGTGATGGAAGGCCCCCTTCAGGTCAAACGCGAAACCAAAGCCGAGGCACGCGACAAGGCCGAAGCCTTGCTGAAACGCGTCGGGCTGGAAGAACGGATGGACATGTATCCTTCGCAGCTTTCTGGCGGTCAGCAACAGCGGGTTGCTATCGCGCGCGCCTTGGCGATGGAACCCGACGCAATCCTGTTTGACGAACCCACGTCTGCGCTGGACCCTGAACTGGTGGGCGAGGTTTTGAAGGTCATGCAGGATCTGGCCGCCGAGGGGCGCACCATGATCGTCGTCACGCATGAGATGGGATTTGCCCGCGAGGTGTCCTCCGAAGTGGTGTTCCTGCACGAAGGCCACATCGCGGAACAAGGCCCGCCGGCCGAGATGTTCGCCAATCCCAAAACCGAAGAATTCCAGCGCTTTATCGCCAAGGTGATGTAA
- the menC gene encoding o-succinylbenzoate synthase: MLHSHPAHRPGVLIEAAELRIVSLPLLIPFVISTGTMTGKTFPLLVLKGEGLEGVAEGVMDPTPDYLEETIPSAMAFLRDVLLPQIVGKRFATPYELEQILSPWRGNRMAKAVVEMAFWDLWAKTLNLPLKAALGGVRDHVDVGVSLGIAPIEKTLERVDEAVAQGYKRTKLKVAQGHDVKIVAAVRAAHPDIKLTVDANTDYTLSDTPVLRALDEFALDYIEQPLAFDDIHDHAKLQQLVKTTICLDESIKSAKDARVALEIGAARVINIKVGRVGGFMAARAIHDTCAAFDAPVWCGGMLESGIGRAHNIHLATLANFTKPGDTSSASRYFKRDIINEPLEAANGQMPVPTNGPGIGVTLDYDFLATVTDHVEEIQT, from the coding sequence ATGCTGCATTCACACCCTGCGCACCGTCCGGGCGTCCTGATCGAGGCCGCTGAGCTGCGCATCGTCAGCCTGCCGCTGCTGATCCCATTTGTAATCTCGACCGGCACCATGACCGGCAAGACTTTCCCCCTGCTTGTGCTCAAAGGCGAAGGGTTGGAGGGCGTGGCCGAAGGCGTCATGGACCCGACACCCGATTATCTGGAGGAAACCATTCCCAGTGCCATGGCGTTTCTACGCGATGTGCTGTTGCCGCAGATCGTCGGGAAGCGCTTTGCGACACCTTACGAGCTGGAGCAAATCCTTTCGCCGTGGCGAGGAAACCGCATGGCCAAGGCGGTGGTGGAAATGGCATTCTGGGATCTCTGGGCCAAAACCCTGAACCTTCCACTGAAAGCCGCGCTTGGCGGGGTTCGTGATCATGTTGATGTCGGCGTAAGCCTTGGCATTGCGCCGATTGAAAAAACGCTTGAGCGCGTCGATGAAGCCGTCGCACAGGGTTATAAGCGCACTAAACTGAAGGTCGCGCAGGGCCATGACGTAAAGATTGTAGCAGCAGTGCGCGCCGCCCACCCCGACATCAAACTCACGGTGGATGCAAATACGGACTATACTCTCTCTGATACGCCTGTGCTTCGGGCTCTGGATGAGTTCGCGCTGGATTATATCGAACAACCCCTCGCCTTTGACGACATCCACGATCATGCCAAACTGCAACAGTTGGTCAAGACCACCATTTGTCTGGATGAAAGCATCAAAAGCGCCAAGGATGCGCGCGTTGCCTTGGAAATCGGTGCCGCGAGGGTCATCAACATAAAAGTGGGCCGCGTCGGTGGCTTTATGGCCGCTCGCGCCATCCATGACACCTGCGCTGCCTTTGATGCGCCGGTCTGGTGTGGCGGGATGCTGGAAAGCGGCATTGGCCGCGCACACAACATCCATCTGGCGACGTTAGCGAACTTCACCAAGCCCGGCGACACTTCCAGCGCCAGCCGCTATTTCAAACGCGATATCATCAACGAACCGCTCGAAGCCGCGAACGGCCAGATGCCGGTGCCCACAAATGGACCCGGCATCGGCGTCACGTTGGACTACGATTTCCTTGCAACCGTCACCGACCATGTCGAGGAGATCCAGACATGA
- a CDS encoding GNAT family N-acetyltransferase → MNIQNEGLVLRELSGVAELKDSEHFQKTVWGEDDPPDNSDLMLAIQHEGGLVAGAFKDGRMLGFLFGFPTSQAHIQHSHRLAVHPDSRGMGLGMKLKWFQRDWCLSRGITLVRWTYDPLRRINAGLNITRLGATARTYHEDYYGQMEGINAGVASDRLVADWALNAPHVEALAKGTNGVDAALSAPSESCLEVDVPNDLDRLLSTDLDKAIAERLRVREALTTAFSKGYRITGFDTETCRYLLTRL, encoded by the coding sequence ATGAACATTCAGAACGAGGGCCTGGTGCTGCGAGAACTGTCGGGTGTTGCAGAACTCAAAGACTCGGAACATTTCCAGAAAACCGTTTGGGGGGAGGACGACCCGCCCGACAACTCCGACCTTATGCTTGCAATCCAACACGAAGGTGGGCTGGTAGCGGGCGCGTTCAAAGATGGGCGGATGCTGGGATTCCTTTTCGGTTTTCCGACCTCGCAGGCGCATATTCAACATTCGCACCGGCTCGCCGTGCATCCTGACAGTCGTGGCATGGGACTGGGGATGAAGCTGAAATGGTTTCAGCGCGACTGGTGCCTTTCGCGGGGTATCACTTTGGTGCGCTGGACCTATGATCCACTGCGTCGCATCAATGCAGGGCTGAACATCACGCGCCTTGGTGCCACAGCCAGAACATATCACGAGGATTACTACGGCCAGATGGAGGGCATCAACGCTGGCGTCGCCTCAGACCGCCTGGTGGCTGACTGGGCGTTGAATGCGCCCCATGTCGAGGCGTTGGCGAAAGGCACGAATGGGGTCGACGCAGCTCTCTCGGCACCTTCCGAAAGCTGCCTGGAAGTGGACGTTCCTAATGATTTAGATAGGCTATTGTCCACAGATTTGGACAAGGCGATTGCCGAACGGTTGCGCGTGCGCGAGGCACTGACCACGGCATTTTCAAAGGGTTATCGAATTACAGGATTTGACACCGAAACTTGCCGCTATCTTCTGACCCGGTTATGA
- the sulP gene encoding sulfate permease yields the protein MNSKHDLAARGAALRRFVPILDWGRRYDSTTLSSDLVAAVIVTIMLIPQSLAYALLAGLPAEMGLYASILPLVAYAIFGTSRALAVGPVAVVSLMTAAAVGNLGLDNPADYALAAITLAFLSGMILLVMGVFRLGFLANFLSHPVIAGFITASGLLIATSQLKHIFGIEAHGHSLFELLGSLLSHVSQINLVTFAIGAASVAFLFWVRKGLKPLLLSLGLGKRLAEILAKAGPVGAVAVTTLISWGFDLQSKGVAIVGDVPQGLPPLTFPSFDADLWTSLFGSALLISIIGFVESISVAQTLAAKKRQRIVPDQELVGLGASNIAAAVSGGYPVTGGFARSVVNFDAGAETPAAGAFTAIGIAGAALFLTPLLFFLPKATLAATIIVAVLSLVDFHILSATWAYHRADFTAVLATILLTLSFGVEIGVSTGVILSIVLYLYKTSRPHIAEVGLVPGTQHFRNINRHKVLTHPELVTLRLDENLYFANARFIEDYLLARVAKGGIKHVVLMCSAVNEIDLSALETLEELNRQLGDAGITLSLSEVKGPVMDRLMRTHFVENLTGCVYLTQFAAMRALGQVNGAVPIKSGQGDAA from the coding sequence ATGAATTCGAAGCATGATCTGGCGGCGCGCGGCGCTGCCCTCAGACGCTTTGTACCAATTCTTGATTGGGGCCGACGTTATGATAGCACGACGCTGAGCTCAGATCTGGTGGCGGCGGTGATTGTCACGATCATGCTGATCCCGCAATCGCTGGCCTATGCGCTGCTGGCGGGTCTGCCTGCCGAGATGGGGCTTTATGCCTCGATCCTGCCGCTGGTGGCCTATGCGATCTTTGGCACATCACGCGCCTTGGCGGTGGGTCCAGTGGCAGTGGTCAGCCTGATGACAGCAGCTGCAGTGGGCAATCTGGGGTTAGACAACCCTGCGGATTATGCCCTTGCCGCGATCACGCTGGCCTTTCTGTCTGGCATGATCCTTCTGGTCATGGGCGTGTTCCGTCTGGGCTTTCTGGCGAACTTCCTGAGCCACCCGGTGATCGCGGGGTTCATCACGGCCTCGGGGCTGTTGATTGCCACCAGCCAGTTGAAACACATTTTCGGGATTGAGGCGCACGGGCATTCGTTGTTTGAGCTTCTCGGCTCGCTCCTGTCGCATGTCAGCCAGATCAACCTCGTTACATTTGCCATCGGGGCGGCGTCCGTTGCGTTCCTGTTTTGGGTGCGCAAAGGGTTGAAACCATTGCTCTTGTCGCTTGGTCTTGGCAAGCGACTGGCGGAAATTCTGGCAAAAGCCGGACCGGTGGGTGCGGTGGCGGTTACGACGTTGATCAGTTGGGGGTTTGACCTGCAATCGAAGGGTGTGGCCATCGTGGGGGACGTGCCGCAGGGACTGCCGCCGCTGACATTCCCTAGCTTTGATGCGGACCTTTGGACCAGCCTGTTTGGGTCCGCCTTGCTGATTTCGATCATAGGGTTTGTCGAAAGCATTTCGGTCGCTCAAACACTGGCCGCCAAGAAACGCCAGCGCATCGTGCCGGATCAGGAGCTTGTGGGGTTGGGCGCGTCGAACATCGCGGCGGCCGTGTCGGGCGGTTATCCGGTGACAGGCGGCTTCGCGCGCTCGGTCGTCAACTTTGACGCGGGTGCGGAAACCCCGGCGGCAGGTGCGTTCACCGCGATCGGCATCGCAGGCGCGGCGTTGTTCCTGACGCCGCTTCTGTTCTTCCTGCCCAAGGCCACGCTGGCCGCGACCATCATTGTCGCCGTGCTGAGCCTTGTGGATTTCCACATCCTGAGCGCCACATGGGCCTATCATCGCGCGGATTTCACCGCCGTTCTGGCAACCATCCTGCTGACCCTCAGCTTTGGGGTGGAAATCGGCGTCTCGACAGGCGTGATCCTGTCCATCGTGCTGTATCTTTACAAAACCTCGCGGCCTCATATTGCCGAGGTCGGATTGGTCCCCGGCACCCAGCATTTCCGTAACATCAACCGCCACAAGGTTCTGACCCACCCGGAACTGGTGACGCTACGGCTGGACGAGAACCTCTATTTCGCCAACGCGCGGTTTATCGAGGACTACCTGCTGGCCCGCGTCGCGAAAGGCGGCATCAAGCATGTGGTGCTGATGTGCTCTGCGGTGAACGAGATCGACCTGTCCGCGCTGGAAACGCTGGAAGAACTGAACCGGCAATTGGGCGACGCTGGCATCACGCTTAGCTTGTCCGAGGTCAAAGGCCCAGTGATGGATCGACTGATGCGAACGCATTTTGTCGAAAACCTGACCGGTTGTGTGTATCTGACCCAGTTTGCAGCCATGCGGGCGTTGGGGCAGGTGAACGGTGCTGTGCCGATCAAGTCGGGGCAGGGCGACGCTGCGTAA
- a CDS encoding TIGR01244 family sulfur transferase — protein sequence MKKLDDKVTVAPQISAGDIPDIKAAGFTVVMCNRPDGEEPGQPTWADIRAAAEAAGLATSFLPMSNRDDAFAVMNEFRRVVDTAAGPVFAYCRSGARCEILWMTAQANA from the coding sequence ATGAAGAAACTCGACGACAAGGTGACGGTCGCCCCCCAGATCTCCGCAGGCGACATCCCTGACATCAAGGCGGCGGGCTTCACCGTGGTGATGTGCAACCGACCGGATGGCGAAGAGCCGGGACAGCCCACCTGGGCGGATATCAGGGCAGCCGCCGAAGCGGCAGGTCTGGCGACATCGTTTCTTCCCATGTCGAACCGCGACGACGCCTTTGCGGTGATGAACGAATTTCGGCGTGTGGTCGATACCGCCGCAGGACCCGTTTTCGCCTATTGTCGTTCAGGCGCACGATGCGAAATTCTGTGGATGACAGCGCAGGCAAACGCTTGA
- a CDS encoding SDR family NAD(P)-dependent oxidoreductase yields MQITENTVAVVTGGASGLGGAVAQALATAGAKVGIFDLNEDAGQAMADKIGGTFAKVDVSDPASVAEGFKILRAAHGQEHVLVNCAGIAPASKTQSKGEPHDPNVFTKTIGVNLIGTFNCASQAAAGMSQSDPVTDDGERGVIVNTASIAAFDGQIGQLAYAASKGGVVGMTLPMARDLMRDGIRVMTIAPGIFKTPMVAGLPQEVQDSLGAQVPFPSRLGDPAEYAATVRHIVENSMLNGEVIRLDGAIRMAPR; encoded by the coding sequence ATGCAAATCACTGAAAACACCGTTGCCGTCGTCACCGGGGGTGCGTCCGGGTTGGGCGGCGCTGTGGCACAGGCGTTGGCAACTGCCGGGGCGAAGGTTGGTATCTTTGACCTGAACGAAGACGCCGGGCAGGCGATGGCCGACAAGATTGGCGGCACATTTGCCAAGGTGGACGTTTCCGATCCCGCATCGGTGGCTGAAGGGTTCAAAATCCTGCGCGCGGCCCATGGTCAAGAGCATGTCTTGGTCAATTGTGCAGGTATCGCACCTGCCTCAAAAACGCAATCGAAGGGCGAACCGCACGATCCCAACGTTTTCACCAAAACCATCGGCGTAAACCTGATCGGTACCTTCAATTGTGCCAGCCAAGCGGCGGCAGGCATGTCGCAATCCGACCCGGTGACCGATGACGGCGAACGTGGCGTGATCGTCAATACGGCTTCGATCGCGGCGTTTGATGGGCAGATCGGGCAACTGGCCTATGCCGCATCAAAAGGCGGCGTCGTTGGAATGACCCTGCCCATGGCACGCGACCTGATGCGCGACGGCATCCGCGTGATGACCATTGCGCCGGGTATCTTCAAAACACCAATGGTTGCAGGGCTGCCGCAAGAGGTACAAGACAGCCTTGGCGCCCAAGTCCCGTTCCCGTCACGCCTTGGCGATCCGGCAGAATACGCTGCCACGGTGCGCCACATCGTTGAAAACAGCATGTTGAACGGAGAAGTCATCCGGTTGGACGGTGCAATCCGCATGGCCCCGCGGTAG